The following coding sequences lie in one Haematobia irritans isolate KBUSLIRL chromosome 3, ASM5000362v1, whole genome shotgun sequence genomic window:
- the LOC142230499 gene encoding uncharacterized protein LOC142230499 isoform X1 has protein sequence MTTNKISRLLLLLLLSAIASSQELVETASSDTNGALQGINCNGKSAVCVGPLMYKNCAPGANGQMFATGSAQKCPSNSRCINDGVEICVPIKSSTEGPIQNDSTTSSTTSSTTTSAPTQGPSTSAPIVSSEAPVVPTQAPEVPVETTVAPSTPVESTSSPIDNPKPPTSSTTELPVDHPTVAPIGPTVPVNPIEPIIPIETTTQSQLPETTEYPFIPVDPIVPQEPTAPGATEVPIAPSTTSPVDPSNPIDPSIPEGPINPINPVDPVLPTEPSLPENPNTPMDPNYPVNPTVMPTEPNVTVDPILPVDPNTPNVPVNPTIPVEPTLPTDPTPTFDPNTPVDPSAPVDPNAPLYPTMPTDPNVPVDPETPVDPNAPLDPNTPVDPTMPTDPNAPVDPSLPIDPNAPVDPSAPVAPTMPTDPNAPIDPSLPVEPTMPVDPSVPVDPNAPVNPSEPVAPTMPTDPNAPVDPSLPVEPTMPVDPSVPVDPTTPVDPNRPLDPNAPVDPTMPTDPNAPVNPNAPIDPNVPVDPTMPTDPTVPVDPNAPVDPSVPTMPTDPTAPLDPSVPVDPTAPVDPNAPVEPSVPVDPTMPTEPNTTVDPSIPVDPNAPVDPNVPVDPSVPVDPSTPVDPTMPTDPNAPLDPNGPVDPNAPVDPSAPLDPNVPVDPSTPVYPTTPTDPNTPVDPSVPVDPTLPTDPNAPADPNAPVNPNTPVDPNVPVDPNAPLEPSTPVDPSAPVDPTIPTDPNAPLDPIGPANPAYPTLPTDPNTPVDPTMPTDPNAPVDPNAPVDPNVPVDPNTPVDPNAPVNPNAPVDPNAPVDPNAPVDPSAPVDPNAPVDPNAPVNPNAPVDPNAPGDPNAPVDPNAPVDPTAPVDPNAPVDPNAPVDPSAPVDPNAPVDPNAPVDPTTPVDPNAPVDPNAPVNPNAPVDPNAPVDPNAPVDPSAPVDPNAPVDPNAPVDPNAPVDPNAPADPNAPVDPTAPVDPNAPVDPNAPVDPSAPVDPNAPVDPNAPVDPTTPVDPNAPVNPNAPVDPNAPVDPNAPVDPNAPVDPNAPVDPSAPVDPNAPVDPNAPVDPNAPVDPNAPVDPNAPVNPNAPVDPSAPVDPDAPADPNAPVDPNAPVDPNAPVNPNAPVDPSAPVDPNAPVDPNAPVDPNAPVDPNAPVDPNAPVDPNAPVDPNAPVDPSAPVDPNAPVDPNAPVNPNAPVDPTAPVDPNVPIDPNAPVDPNAPVDPNAPVDPNAPVNPNAPVDPNAPVDPNAPVDPNTPVNPNAPVDPNAPVDPSAPVDPNAPVDPNAPVNPNAPVDPNAPVNPNAPVDPSAPVDPNAPVDPNAPVDPNAPVDPNAPVDPNAPVDPSAPVDPNAPVDPNAPVNPNAPVDPTAPVDPNAPVDPNAPVDPSAPVDPNAPVDPNAPVDPTTPVDPNAPVDPNAPVNPNAPVDPNAPVNPNAPVDPNAPVDPSAPVDPNAPVDPNAPVDPNAPVDPNAPVDPNAPVDPNAPVNPNAPVDPNAPVDPNAPVDPNAPVDPNAPINPNAPVDPSAPVDPNAPVDPNAPVNPNAPVDPNAPVDPNAPVDPNAPVDPNAPVNPNAPVDPSAPVDPNAPVDPNAPVDPNAPVDPNTPVDPNAPVDPNAPVDPNAPVDPNAPVDPNAPVDPNAPVNPNAPVDPNAPVDPSAPVDPNAPVDPNAPVDPNAPVDPNAPVNPNAPVDPSTPVDPNAPVDPNAPVNPNTPVDPSAPVDPSAPVDPNVPVNPNAPVDPNAPVDPSAPVDPNAPVDPNAPLDPNAPVDPSAPVDPNAPVDPNAPVNPNAPVDPNAPVNPNTPVDPSAPVDPSAPVDPNAPVNPNAPIDPNAPVDPSAPVDPNAPVDPNAPVKPNTPVDPNAPIDPNAPVDPSGPVDPNAPVDPNAPVDPNTPVDPNVPVDPNAPINPSAPADPNTPIDPNVPVDPNAPVEPSAPVDPNAPVNPNGPVDPNAPVNPNTPVNPNAPVEPDVPVNPNAPLDPNAPVDPNGPSKPLNPGHPESSEAGRPGRPGRPNRPNWPHHGEGSGHHEHHRPGKQEQPHKTESVEHGSEESKPQKPVSKEEGSTEDKSKDKKKSKEDSSEKKKEKEAEKELKKQAEEAKKDLIKKIEKKIKHNNCDEDDVYPDVKDCKKYYRCVDKSDSDTFIHLRCDDDKRFDSESKKCVKKSKAKCLLKDD, from the exons ATGACTACGAATAAAATATCCAGATTACTTCTACTGCTTTTG TTATCAGCGATTGCAAGTAGCCAAGAACTTGTAGAGACAGCGTCATCTGATACAAATGGCGCCCTTCAGGGAATAAATTGCAATGGCAAGAGTGCAGTATGTGTCGGTCCTCTTATGTATAAGAATTGTGCCCCTGGAGCAAACGGACAAATGTTTGCTACAGGCAGTGCTCAAAAGTGTCCCTCAAATTCGCGTTGTATAAACGATGGTGTTGAAATTTGTGTGCCAATTAAATCCTCCACTGAAGGACCAATTCAAAATGACAGCACTACTAGTAGCACTACTAGTAGCACCACAACAAGTGCCCCAACACAAGGTCCTTCAACATCTGCACCTATTGTTTCATCTGAAGCTCCCGTAGTACCAACACAGGCTCCAGAAGTTCCTGTTGAGACTACAGTGGCACCTAGCACCCCTGTTGAAAGTACTTCCAGTCCAATTGATAATCCCAAGCCACCAACAAGTTCAACAACGGAATTACCAGTTGATCATCCTACCGTGGCACCAATTGGACCTACTGTACCCGTTAATCCCATCGAGCCAATTATTCCCATTGAAACGACAACACAAAGTCAATTGCCAGAGACAACTGAATATCCTTTCATACCGGTAGATCCTATTGTACCACAAGAACCTACTGCTCCAGGAGCCACAGAGGTACCAATCGCACCGTCAACTACCTCCCCTGTTGACCCCAGCAACCCAATTGATCCCTCAATCCCAGAAGGACCTATCAATCCAATTAACCCAGTTGATCCAGTTTTACCAACAGAGCCATCGCTTCCCGAAAACCCAAACACACCTATGGATCCAAATTATCCGGTAAATCCCACTGTAATGCCAACAGAGCCCAATGTAACAGTTGATCCTATTTTGCCTGTGGACCCAAATACTCCTAATGTACCCGTCAACCCCACAATACCAGTGGAACCCACATTGCCGACTGACCCAACTCCTACTTTTGATCCCAACACTCCAGTTGATCCAAGCGCACCCGTCGATCCAAATGCACCACTTTACCCAACAATGCCGACAGATCCCAATGTTCCGGTCGACCCAGAAACACCTGTTGATCCTAACGCACCACTGGACCCTAATACTCCGGTTGATCCAACGATGCCGACAGACCCCAATGCTCCAGTAGATCCAAGCCTACCTATAGATCCAAATGCTCCTGTTGATCCAAGCGCACCTGTCGCTCCTACCATGCCGACAGACCCCAACGCACCAATAGATCCCAGCTTACCAGTCGAACCAACTATGCCAGTTGATCCCAGTGTACCGGTCGATCCTAATGCTCCTGTTAATCCAAGCGAACCTGTCGCTCCTACAATGCCGACAGACCCCAACGCACCAGTAGATCCCAGCTTACCAGTCGAACCAACTATGCCAGTTGATCCCAGTGTACCGGTCGATCCTACCACGCCTGTAGATCCTAATAGACCACTCGATCCTAACGCACCAGTCGATCCAACAATGCCAACGGATCCCAACGCACCAGTAAATCCAAATGCTCCAATTGATCCAAACGTACCAGTCGACCCTACAATGCCGACAGACCCTACAGTACCAGTAGATCCAAATGCTCCAGTTGATCCTAGTGTACCTACAATGCCGACAGACCCCACCGCACCATTAGATCCAAGTGTACCTGTCGATCCTACCGCACCAGTCGATCCGAATGCCCCAGTCGAACCAAGTGTACCAGTGGATCCTACTATGCCGACGGAACCAAACACAACAGTAGATCCCAGTATACCAGTTGATCCTAACGCACCTGTAGATCCCAATGTTCCAGTTGATCCTAGTGTCCCAGTTGATCCCAGTACTCCTGTGGATCCAACAATGCCGACAGACCCTAATGCACCATTAGATCCAAATGGTCCAGTTGATCCAAATGCCCCTGTCGATCCTAGTGCACCATTGGATCCAAATGTCCCTGTTGATCCCAGTACTCCTGTTTATCCAACAACACCGACGGACCCCAACACACCAGTTGACCCTAGTGTCCCAGTCGATCCTACTTTGCCGACGGACCCCAACGCACCAGCAGATCCAAATGCTCCAGTTAATCCAAACACTCCTGTAGATCCTAATGTCCCTGTCGATCCTAATGCACCATTGGAACCCAGTACCCCAGTCGACCCCAGTGCTCCTGTGGATCCAACAATTCCGACAGACCCCAATGCACCATTAGATCCAATTGGTCCAGCAAATCCCGCTTATCCCACACTACCAACAGACCCGAACACTCCAGTCGATCCTACAATGCCGACAGACCCCAACGCACCAGTCGATCCTAATGCACCAGTTGATCCCAATGTCCCAGTAGATCCGAATACACCAGTCGATCCCAATGCTCCAGTCAATCCTAATGCACCAGTTGATCCCAATGCCCCAGTCGATCCTAACGCACCAGTCGACCCTAGCGCACCAGTTGATCCCAATGCACCAGTCGATCCCAACGCTCCAGTAAATCCTAATGCACCAGTCGATCCTAATGCACCAGGTGATCCCAATGCACCAGTTGATCCCAATGCACCAGTCGATCCGACTGCGCCAGTTGATCCCAATGCACCAGTGGATCCCAATGCTCCAGTCGACCCTAGTGCACCAGTTGATCCCAATGCACCAGTTGACCCTAATGCTCCAGTCGACCCTACAACACCAGTTGATCCCAATGCACCAGTCGATCCCAATGCTCCAGTCAATCCTAATGCACCAGTTGATCCCAATGCCCCAGTCGATCCTAACGCACCAGTCGACCCTAGCGCACCAGTCGATCCTAATGCACCAGTCGATCCTAATGCACCAGTTGATCCCAATGCACCAGTCGATCCTAATGCACCAGCTGATCCCAATGCACCAGTCGATCCGACTGCGCCAGTTGATCCCAATGCACCAGTGGATCCCAATGCTCCAGTCGACCCTAGTGCACCAGTTGATCCCAATGCACCAGTTGACCCTAATGCTCCAGTCGACCCTACAACACCAGTTGATCCCAATGCACCAGTCAATCCTAACGCACCAGTCGATCCTAATGCACCGGTCGATCCTAATGCACCAGTTGATCCCAATGCCCCAGTAGATCCAAATGCACCAGTCGACCCTAGCGCACCAGTTGATCCCAATGCACCAGTTGATCCTAATGCACCAGTTGATCCCAATGCACCAGTCGATCCCAATGCACCAGTCGATCCCAATGCTCCAGTAAATCCTAATGCACCAGTCGACCCTAGCGCACCAGTTGATCCCGATGCACCAGCTGATCCTAATGCACCAGTTGATCCCAATGCACCAGTCGATCCCAATGCTCCAGTAAATCCTAATGCACCAGTCGACCCTAGCGCACCAGTTGATCCCAATGCACCAGTCGATCCTAACGCACCAGTCGATCCTAATGCACCGGTCGATCCTAATGCACCGGTCGATCCTAATGCACCAGTTGATCCCAATGCCCCAGTAGATCCGAATGCACCAGTCGACCCTAGCGCGCCAGTTGATCCCAATGCACCAGTCGATCCCAATGCTCCAGTAAATCCTAATGCACCAGTCGATCCGACTGCACCAGTTGATCCTAACGTCCCAATCGATCCTAATGCACCAGTTGATCCCAATGCCCCAGTAGATCCGAATGCACCAGTCGATCCCAATGCTCCAGTCAATCCTAATGCACCAGTTGATCCCAATGCCCCAGTCGACCCTAATGCACCAGTCGACCCCAATACTCCAGTCAATCCTAACGCACCGGTTGATCCTAATGCACCTGTCGACCCAAGCGCACCAGTTGATCCCAATGCTCCAGTCGATCCCAATGCCCCAGTAAATCCTAATGCACCAGTCGATCCCAATGCTCCAGTAAATCCTAATGCACCAGTCGACCCTAGCGCACCAGTTGATCCCAATGCACCGGTCGATCCTAATGCACCGGTCGATCCTAATGCACCAGTTGATCCCAATGCCCCAGTAGATCCGAATGCACCAGTCGACCCTAGCGCGCCAGTTGATCCCAATGCACCAGTCGATCCCAATGCTCCAGTAAATCCTAATGCACCAGTCGATCCGACTGCGCCAGTTGATCCCAATGCACCAGTGGATCCCAATGCTCCAGTCGACCCTAGTGCACCAGTTGATCCCAATGCACCAGTTGACCCTAATGCTCCAGTCGACCCTACAACACCAGTTGATCCGAATGCACCAGTCGATCCCAATGCTCCAGTCAATCCTAATGCACCAGTCGACCCCAATGCTCCAGTCAATCCTAACGCACCGGTTGATCCTAATGCACCTGTCGACCCAAGCGCACCAGTTGATCCCAATGCACCAGTCGATCCTAACGCACCAGTCGACCCAAATGCCCCAGTCGATCCTAATGCACCGGTCGATCCGAATGCACCAGTCGATCCCAATGCTCCAGTCAATCCTAATGCACCAGTTGATCCCAATGCCCCAGTCGATCCTAACGCACCAGTTGATCCCAATGCACCAGTCGATCCCAATGCTCCAATAAATCCTAATGCACCAGTCGACCCTAGCGCACCAGTTGATCCGAATGCACCAGTCGATCCCAATGCTCCAGTAAATCCTAATGCCCCAGTCGATCCTAATGCACCAGTTGATCCCAATGCCCCAGTTGATCCGAATGCACCAGTCGATCCCAATGCTCCAGTCAATCCTAATGCACCAGTCGACCCTAGCGCACCCGTTGACCCCAATGCCCCAGTCGATCCTAACGCACCAGTCGATCCCAATGCACCTGTTGATCCCAATACCCCAGTAGATCCAAATGCACCAGTCGATCCCAATGCCCCAGTTGATCCTAACGCACCAGTCGATCCCAATGCCCCAGTAGACCCGAATGCACCAGTTGACCCCAATGCTCCAGTCAATCCTAATGCACCAGTCGATCCTAACGCACCAGTCGACCCTAGCGCACCAGTTGATCCCAATGCACCAGTTGATCCTAATGCACCAGTTGATCCCAATGCACCAGTCGATCCCAATGCTCCAGTAAATCCTAATGCACCAGTCGACCCTAGCACACCAGTTGACCCCAATGCACCAGTCGATCCCAATGCTCCAGTCAATCCTAATACCCCAGTTGATCCCAGTGCACCAGTCGACCCTAGCGCACCCGTTGATCCCAATGTTCCAGTCAATCCTAATGCCCCAGTTGATCCCAATGCACCAGTCGACCCTAGTGCACCAGTTGATCCCAATGCTCCAGTCGATCCTAATGCCCCACTTGATCCCAATGCACCAGTCGACCCTAGCGCACCAGTTGATCCCAATGCACCAGTCGATCCCAATGCTCCAGTCAATCCGAATGCACCAGTCGATCCCAATGCTCCAGTCAATCCTAATACCCCAGTTGATCCCAGTGCACCAGTCGACCCTAGCGCACCCGTTGATCCCAATGCTCCAGTCAATCCTAATGCCCCAATTGATCCCAATGCACCAGTCGACCCTAGTGCACCAGTTGATCCCAATGCACCAGTTGACCCTAATGCTCCAGTCAAGCCTAATACACCAGTTGATCCCAATGCGCCAATTGATCCCAATGCTCCAGTTGATCCTAGTGGACCAGTTGATCCCAATGCCCCAGTCGACCCGAACGCGCCAGTTGATCCTAACACGCCAGTTGATCCCAATGTCCCAGTAGATCCCAATGCGCCAATTAATCCTAGTGCACCAGCTGATCCTAACACGCCAATTGATCCCAATGTCCCAGTTGACCCCAATGCACCAGTCGAGCCGAGCGCACCAGTTGATCCCAATGCACCAGTTAATCCTAATGGACCAGTTGATCCCAATGCCCCAGTCAATCCTAATACACCAGTCAATCCAAACGCACCAGTCGAGCCTGATGTTCCAGTCAATCCTAACGCACCACTTGATCCTAATGCTCCAGTTGATCCCAATGGACCAAGTAAACCACTTAACCCTGGTCATCCCGAATCATCCGAAGCAGGAAGACCAGGTCGTCCCGGACGTCCGAACAGACCAAACTGGCCCCATCATGGAGAAGGCAGCGGTCATCATGAACATCATCGACCAGGCAAACAAGAACAGCCCCATAAAACTGAATCTGTAGAACACGGCTCTGAAGAATCCAAACCACAAAAACCCGTTTCCAAAGAAGAAGGATCTACCGAGGACAAATCCAAGGATAAGAAAAAGAGCAAAGAAGACTCAAGTGAAAAGAAGAAAGAAAAGGAAGCGGAGAAAGAGTTGAAAAAACAAGCTGAGGAAGCTAAAAAGGATCTAATAAAGAAAATCGAGAAAAAGATCAAACACAATAACTGCGACGAGGATGATGTATATCCTGATGTTAAGGATTGCAAGAAATACTATCGCTGTGTGGATAAATCAGACAGTGACACCTTTATTCATCTCCGTTGTGACGATGACAAACGTTTCGATAGTGAGAGCAAGAAGTGTGTAAAGAAGAGCAAAGCCAAGTGCTTACTGAAGGATGATTAG